In Streptomyces kaniharaensis, a single genomic region encodes these proteins:
- a CDS encoding WhiB family transcriptional regulator gives MNSIMMAGQPAPAETRSAADGTDEAAIALYLAQADPIDVLAAGGYLAGRDGNLIARELRRPQLRKALEHSVCHTVAPDPDHFYQGDEEPDATWRRRRAATIRDHCSVCPVRAVCAELALRDDDPHGVRGGLSQQKLAVRLKTEHKRLASARAEDTRSALAQSDRIQAGADVQRIAQQYTGTSIPTTRRAENTAAILAAVQHRDNLRRTHRVAAGWTEAA, from the coding sequence ATGAACAGCATCATGATGGCAGGCCAGCCGGCCCCTGCCGAGACACGATCGGCCGCCGACGGCACCGATGAGGCGGCCATCGCCCTCTACCTCGCCCAGGCGGACCCGATCGACGTCCTCGCCGCCGGCGGATACCTCGCCGGCCGCGACGGCAACCTCATTGCCCGAGAGCTGCGCCGGCCGCAGCTGCGCAAGGCCCTGGAACACTCCGTCTGCCACACGGTGGCTCCCGACCCCGACCACTTCTACCAGGGCGACGAAGAGCCCGACGCCACCTGGCGCCGCCGCAGGGCCGCCACCATCCGCGACCACTGCTCCGTCTGCCCCGTCCGCGCCGTATGCGCCGAGCTCGCCCTCCGGGACGACGACCCGCACGGCGTCCGCGGCGGCCTGTCCCAGCAGAAGCTCGCCGTCCGCCTCAAGACCGAGCACAAGCGACTGGCGAGCGCCCGCGCCGAAGACACCCGATCCGCCCTCGCCCAGTCCGACCGGATCCAGGCTGGCGCCGATGTCCAGCGCATCGCCCAGCAGTACACCGGCACCTCCATCCCGACCACCAGGCGAGCCGAGAACACGGCCGCGATCCTCGCCGCTGTCCAGCACCGCGACAACCTCCGCCGCACCCACCGGGTCGCGGCCGGCTGGACGGAGGCGGCGTGA
- a CDS encoding conjugal transfer protein: MKLRRRRLAAEDETWDDVPAAQPEPDVVDSEDETGWKTSTASLSGAARLARIGAWVLIASGPLLGVASLLGTSAPAQSAPAAAPAAQSVADTGPSGFAQLYVAAYIEAGQGTENSLSPYFAGSITLTNQPGTRSTTRTVAVASREVQPGYWTVTVAARVAQKDAKGAWADAGLQYYQVPVQVLGPLSAGGSKKSEDGAAGYAATALPAQVAAPGALKPSGLGYGTDRGSNPADPATQTIAGFLSAYLAGKGELDRYTSPGVTLRAVAPAPYAGVEITDVADDSGNASSTTVPTDGAVRQALATVNAKDASGATYPLTYALTLRSRGGRWEVASLGSAPVLQRGGTPALVAPSPNSGGADGTGVSPSPSPSSS, encoded by the coding sequence GTGAAGCTCCGCCGCCGCCGGCTGGCGGCCGAGGACGAGACGTGGGACGACGTCCCCGCGGCGCAGCCGGAGCCGGACGTCGTCGACAGCGAGGACGAGACCGGCTGGAAGACCAGCACCGCCAGCCTGTCCGGCGCTGCACGGCTCGCCCGCATCGGGGCCTGGGTCCTGATCGCCTCCGGCCCGCTGCTGGGCGTCGCGTCGCTGCTCGGCACCTCCGCTCCGGCCCAGAGTGCGCCCGCCGCGGCACCGGCCGCCCAGTCGGTCGCCGACACCGGGCCCAGCGGATTCGCGCAGCTGTACGTGGCGGCCTACATCGAGGCCGGGCAGGGCACCGAGAACTCGCTCAGCCCCTACTTCGCCGGGTCGATCACGCTGACCAACCAGCCGGGGACGCGCAGCACCACGCGCACCGTGGCGGTGGCAAGCCGCGAGGTGCAGCCGGGGTACTGGACGGTGACCGTCGCGGCCCGGGTCGCGCAGAAGGACGCCAAGGGCGCCTGGGCCGACGCCGGCCTGCAGTACTACCAGGTCCCCGTCCAGGTGCTGGGCCCCCTGTCCGCGGGCGGGAGCAAGAAGTCCGAGGACGGGGCGGCGGGCTACGCGGCGACGGCCCTGCCGGCCCAGGTCGCCGCACCGGGCGCGCTGAAGCCCAGCGGGCTCGGCTACGGAACCGACCGCGGCAGCAACCCGGCCGACCCCGCGACGCAGACGATCGCCGGGTTCCTCAGCGCGTACCTCGCCGGCAAGGGCGAGCTCGACCGGTACACCTCCCCCGGCGTCACCCTGCGGGCCGTCGCCCCGGCGCCGTACGCCGGCGTCGAGATCACGGACGTCGCCGACGACTCGGGCAACGCCAGCAGCACCACGGTCCCCACCGACGGCGCCGTCCGCCAGGCCCTGGCCACGGTCAACGCCAAGGACGCCTCCGGCGCGACGTATCCGCTGACCTACGCGCTGACGCTGCGCTCGCGCGGCGGCCGCTGGGAGGTCGCCTCCCTCGGGTCCGCCCCGGTGCTCCAGCGCGGAGGCACTCCGGCGCTGGTCGCTCCCTCCCCCAACTCCGGCGGCGCGGACGGCACAGGGGTCAGCCCCTCGCCGTCGCCGTCGAGCTCCTAA
- a CDS encoding GntR family transcriptional regulator codes for MKRTRARGRPHRYGKMCLMSQPSQQDKVTAELRRAIVAGEFAPGSFLPSSRALASRFDVVRNTAMAGIEPLVKEGLVESLPKRGYRVIGAPKAFEVVWTQGGQLLPAGEEELGRGEELCAEIRQAPSPVARLLQGPDGMTVAVRSTVHQHAGAPWALREFFTPRSVADVARRLLEPEYVDEERLLAEHGLGRDGVRSSWSTRAATADEARVLKSGPAPVHFIQRTGFHEGEPVFCELTAVRTDRVHLSRSAGNPPEMPET; via the coding sequence ATGAAGCGGACCAGGGCCCGGGGCCGCCCGCACCGGTACGGCAAGATGTGCCTCATGTCGCAGCCGAGCCAGCAGGACAAGGTCACTGCCGAACTGCGCCGCGCGATCGTGGCCGGCGAGTTCGCCCCAGGCAGCTTCCTGCCCTCCAGCCGGGCGCTCGCCTCGCGGTTCGACGTGGTCCGCAACACGGCCATGGCCGGCATCGAGCCGCTGGTCAAGGAAGGGCTGGTGGAGTCGCTCCCCAAGCGCGGCTACCGGGTGATCGGCGCCCCGAAGGCGTTCGAGGTCGTCTGGACGCAGGGCGGGCAGCTTCTGCCCGCCGGCGAGGAGGAGCTCGGCCGCGGCGAAGAGCTGTGCGCGGAGATCCGCCAGGCACCGAGCCCGGTCGCCCGCCTCCTCCAGGGCCCGGACGGGATGACGGTGGCGGTGCGCAGCACCGTGCACCAGCACGCGGGGGCGCCGTGGGCGCTTCGCGAGTTCTTCACCCCGCGATCGGTGGCCGATGTGGCCCGCCGGCTGCTGGAGCCGGAGTACGTCGACGAGGAGCGACTGCTCGCGGAGCACGGGCTGGGGCGGGACGGCGTCCGCAGTAGCTGGTCGACCAGAGCTGCGACCGCCGACGAGGCTCGCGTACTGAAGTCCGGCCCCGCCCCCGTGCACTTCATCCAGCGGACCGGCTTCCACGAGGGCGAACCCGTCTTCTGCGAGCTGACGGCGGTTCGCACTGATCGCGTGCATCTGTCGCGGTCAGCCGGGAATCCACCTGAAATGCCCGAGACATGA
- a CDS encoding VWA domain-containing protein: MSIPSLTKTSAISLEKITGTAPGLIDTYRSAEATLRNIDLLGLRAAVYLVLDRSGSMRRFYNDGSVQRLSEQALGLAAHFDDDGIVPLTFFSTGVHTHKVRRGLLHRSEKTIDLSLDNYQGRVGAIHNGLGHMGRTYYASGMEAVIEHYQQSKTTAPAFVIFQTDGAPDDKPATTKLLKEAAKLPIFWQFIGFGNDPFAYLRSLDDMPVPAARIVDNAGFFAAGDNPSALTDNHLYSQLMGEFPKWLKAAREQGILR; the protein is encoded by the coding sequence ATGTCCATCCCCAGCCTGACCAAGACCTCCGCCATCAGCCTGGAGAAGATCACCGGCACGGCACCCGGCTTGATCGACACCTACAGGTCGGCCGAGGCCACCCTCAGGAATATCGACCTCCTGGGCCTGCGAGCCGCCGTCTACCTCGTCCTGGACCGCTCGGGTTCCATGCGCCGGTTCTACAACGACGGCAGTGTCCAGCGCCTGTCCGAGCAGGCGCTCGGCCTGGCCGCCCACTTCGACGACGATGGCATCGTGCCCCTCACGTTCTTCTCCACCGGAGTCCACACCCACAAGGTCCGCCGTGGCCTGCTGCACCGCAGCGAGAAGACCATCGACCTCTCCCTGGACAACTACCAGGGCCGCGTCGGCGCGATCCACAACGGCCTCGGCCACATGGGCCGCACCTACTACGCGAGCGGGATGGAAGCGGTCATTGAGCACTACCAGCAGAGCAAGACCACTGCTCCGGCCTTCGTCATCTTCCAGACCGACGGAGCCCCGGATGACAAGCCCGCCACCACGAAGCTGCTCAAGGAGGCGGCGAAGCTCCCCATCTTCTGGCAGTTCATCGGCTTCGGCAACGACCCGTTCGCCTACCTCCGCAGCCTGGACGACATGCCGGTCCCCGCGGCTCGAATCGTCGACAATGCGGGATTCTTCGCCGCCGGAGACAACCCCAGCGCCTTGACGGATAACCACCTCTACTCCCAGCTGATGGGGGAGTTCCCGAAGTGGCTCAAGGCAGCCCGAGAGCAGGGCATTCTCCGCTGA
- a CDS encoding DnaB-like helicase C-terminal domain-containing protein, with the protein MSSSRSGSSRAAAGGRRGDAGAARGADGAPPVAGPAGQDPLVPAAGGAGTPDTTTSTPDTTAGAGGAIAGAAPAPARSGSAPRGAVRGAGSSRRSGRTPATPAASAPEPGAAGYLNLPGPEDPLWVSIPLGLRQNLAMPAYQLVNPARGHLATPAGRKLKSALGAAARGKLTGTHWLALLTAPRAAFGGPTSQRAGQVYKALEQLVADHLRPALGAVAAAEFAAGVELAQAAPADPAAAVPAAPETGPAAAPVPGTPSGTGQATAAAPEADATDATDVPAPASLRPASAPGGDVPHPATPAAVTTPPSNAVDADPAVADPAVADPAVADPAVADPAVADPAVADPAVADPAVADPAVADPAVADPAAAVPGPAPAAVTLPTPAGPDPDPDSTAPAQPGPPAGTPAPAPVPLGDLAELLSVTTQTPGTILAVTSTHTTTAQTALAQAQDLEPAHLPTVQVSGHDRASLIRALYTRLGLGQHRRLPGLDEAEDLITAELQHTPRLVIATTTLGLRPAALQLLHRLWAPKPFPLVLVGDTTLDGLLRRHDLAELHPHITHHRVQEPPVPQSAAAPAPAADTAPAAPQPATPATVPAPASAAGPHPTAAGATVPAADPATAPAAAADGLLQDLHSTVEHHALLCVTGPAPADTAITAVTAATQHQPLPAVWIRPHPGTDEPALIRALYTALGLHHRQPQPREHSAALELVAAELDRSARLLVVPDAHRLATAALQTLYGLWAPGGPERFPLVLVADDHLHTVLDRPKLASLKAAADHHRLATAAPAPEARENTPAPAAPAAPVPAGPQPDAAVPAPETGTTTAPTAPAPTGEVPAAPHPVPAAPAAPTGEDPATPAAGAALRPATAPAGEAPTVPSTLDPAPAPLPPGLDLVLAPSPQTLHQARSTLPQLISAAGQGTSTPLARGTHHALLTAPTTATTLGWDLTTATAHGTADARKKLGDLIQAAATGHPQVLRRHVTPLAVLLPAAPDGTPLPPPGHPGRPAPGTPAAAATTGPSTGVVTPTPATVPAAAAPAPAAPDRSSEVEPDDTLFSTPATSGAQPATVPAPAVVEPVPAANPAAAVPGQAADAEPATPNAPAPAPAAGEPALQDPAAAAPPAGQPAAAPATPRPPRRLAPLADALTTVLTPQAPDPDTTPAGPRALSTGIRTLDDALGGLQPGRFYLAAAAPGTGGSLLATTTARTTALDHHLPVLYAASGLTRADVAARIVAAHLPVDYRRLRTGHLTPAEQADATTLHTELAAARLYIDDGTDLTPDAIAETAADLAADLTHTTGQPGLALVVVDRLQALDDPRLPLSGPRLTDAAQALAHLARTHHVPVLAILDTDQPDLVTALGLDTTLTLHPHPDAPTTQLLLTIAERDLGTQATLTLTADRAHARLTDPTPFNPYARPNPAPEAPNTPAAPAPEAPTNPPTTAPEAPTQASAASDWPTIAVPGHPAQDTAAAPDPDFDSEVTPATAAALDTLANLTPDQPPAPPLRPTRDRAARTAAPRPARTGGGDYAGRDYGHFLDMINSVVEQTLQEHGGDTKAAITALELKAIPNGMALFEATRVGGNYEHTVYPERLEFLSKKSRDGADDIWEGRHKWENGPLMDQLKAGTHPDIDVDVLDTNAAFCSSLKTWLPIGALQHQPDGGFNPKRSGIYLLPKRPTWEHPHLPDPIGNRRELGPVLLDDATIRLLIRCHKLGLAEAPAHHPGMDLRRLRKHRGEVPPRPHHRPRKGHPRRRRRHREIRQGDLLQVRLHHRRIIIQPRPPPTRLDAHHPQPGIRQPLVQGTPRPRTRPHHRPTPRHRRTPHHRRHCMANGIQRRPPHHPAEAQDPVHPLREGRLMSTDGWKNFGKYGADLDPENRHGKIVLARALEDALERMIVEGGIKSPVTTRRGLIARMKYLTTTQGGAQAMADAGITAVPKTISAWTKGKQHPLPANLDAIDTAYWNLRAANILNNPGAFKQHLNNNGKGTKVEIHPINQDVVDEPRRRDNLRIRTLQVRYLWDDAVDAMVAGDVGKLEEIWDDVIADLDSDWGAYTYVRHIGLGA; encoded by the coding sequence GTGTCCTCTTCTCGTTCGGGTTCCTCCCGCGCCGCTGCCGGTGGCCGTCGCGGTGATGCCGGTGCGGCGCGCGGTGCGGACGGGGCCCCGCCGGTCGCGGGCCCGGCCGGCCAGGACCCGCTCGTCCCGGCCGCAGGGGGCGCCGGCACCCCGGACACGACCACCAGCACCCCGGACACGACGGCCGGTGCCGGGGGCGCGATCGCCGGTGCTGCGCCCGCTCCGGCCCGCTCCGGCAGCGCCCCGCGCGGAGCCGTACGCGGGGCCGGTTCCTCGCGGCGGTCCGGCCGGACCCCCGCCACACCGGCCGCCTCCGCCCCGGAGCCGGGGGCGGCCGGGTACCTGAACCTTCCCGGCCCGGAAGACCCGCTGTGGGTGTCGATCCCGCTGGGGCTGCGCCAGAACCTGGCCATGCCCGCCTACCAGTTGGTGAATCCGGCGCGCGGTCACCTGGCCACCCCGGCGGGCCGCAAGCTGAAGTCCGCGCTCGGGGCCGCCGCCCGGGGCAAGCTCACCGGGACGCACTGGCTCGCGCTGCTCACCGCTCCTCGTGCCGCGTTCGGCGGCCCGACCAGCCAGAGGGCGGGCCAGGTGTACAAGGCCCTGGAGCAGCTGGTGGCCGACCACCTGCGGCCCGCGCTGGGCGCGGTCGCCGCGGCCGAGTTCGCCGCCGGGGTGGAACTGGCCCAGGCCGCGCCCGCCGACCCGGCCGCCGCCGTACCCGCCGCCCCGGAGACCGGCCCCGCCGCCGCCCCGGTGCCGGGCACCCCGTCCGGCACCGGCCAGGCCACGGCCGCCGCCCCGGAGGCCGACGCCACCGACGCCACCGACGTCCCGGCCCCGGCCTCGCTGCGCCCCGCCTCGGCTCCGGGCGGCGACGTCCCCCACCCGGCCACCCCGGCCGCCGTAACTACCCCTCCATCCAACGCCGTTGACGCCGACCCGGCCGTCGCCGACCCGGCCGTCGCCGACCCGGCCGTCGCCGACCCGGCCGTCGCCGACCCGGCCGTCGCCGACCCGGCCGTCGCCGACCCGGCCGTCGCCGACCCGGCCGTCGCCGACCCGGCCGTCGCCGACCCGGCCGTCGCCGACCCGGCCGCCGCCGTGCCCGGCCCGGCCCCGGCTGCTGTCACCCTCCCCACCCCCGCCGGACCGGACCCGGACCCGGACAGCACTGCCCCGGCCCAGCCCGGGCCGCCGGCCGGAACCCCGGCACCGGCGCCGGTGCCGCTGGGCGACCTGGCCGAGCTCCTGAGCGTCACCACCCAGACCCCGGGGACGATCCTGGCGGTCACCAGCACGCACACGACCACCGCGCAGACCGCTCTCGCCCAGGCCCAGGACCTCGAGCCCGCTCACCTGCCGACCGTGCAGGTGAGCGGCCACGACCGCGCGTCCCTGATCCGCGCCCTGTACACCCGGCTCGGCCTCGGCCAACACCGCCGGCTTCCCGGTCTCGACGAAGCCGAAGACCTGATCACCGCCGAGCTGCAGCACACCCCCCGCCTGGTCATCGCCACCACCACCCTCGGGCTGCGCCCGGCCGCGCTCCAGCTGCTGCACCGCCTGTGGGCGCCGAAGCCGTTCCCGCTGGTGCTCGTCGGCGACACCACCCTCGACGGCCTCCTGAGGCGCCACGACCTCGCGGAACTCCACCCCCACATCACCCACCACCGCGTCCAGGAGCCCCCCGTGCCGCAGTCTGCCGCCGCCCCGGCCCCGGCCGCCGACACCGCCCCCGCCGCGCCGCAGCCCGCGACCCCCGCCACCGTCCCGGCCCCGGCTTCCGCCGCCGGGCCGCACCCCACAGCCGCCGGCGCCACCGTCCCGGCCGCCGACCCGGCCACCGCACCCGCCGCCGCGGCCGACGGCCTGCTCCAGGACCTGCACTCCACGGTCGAGCACCACGCCCTGCTGTGCGTCACCGGCCCCGCCCCCGCCGACACCGCGATCACGGCGGTCACCGCCGCCACCCAGCACCAGCCCCTGCCCGCCGTCTGGATCCGCCCCCACCCCGGCACCGACGAACCGGCCCTCATCCGCGCCCTGTACACCGCCCTCGGCCTTCACCACCGCCAGCCGCAGCCCCGCGAACACAGCGCCGCGCTGGAACTCGTCGCCGCCGAACTCGACCGCTCCGCCCGCCTCCTGGTCGTGCCCGACGCCCACCGGCTGGCCACCGCCGCGCTGCAGACGCTCTACGGCCTCTGGGCGCCCGGCGGGCCGGAGCGCTTCCCCCTGGTCCTGGTCGCAGACGACCACCTCCACACCGTCCTCGACCGCCCCAAGCTGGCGAGCCTGAAAGCCGCAGCCGACCACCACCGCCTGGCCACCGCCGCCCCCGCGCCGGAGGCGCGCGAGAACACCCCCGCCCCGGCCGCCCCGGCCGCCCCGGTTCCGGCCGGACCGCAGCCGGACGCCGCCGTACCCGCCCCGGAGACCGGTACCACCACGGCGCCCACCGCCCCGGCCCCGACCGGTGAAGTCCCCGCCGCGCCCCACCCCGTCCCGGCCGCCCCGGCCGCACCGACCGGTGAAGACCCGGCCACCCCGGCCGCCGGCGCCGCCCTGCGGCCGGCCACCGCCCCGGCCGGCGAAGCCCCCACCGTCCCCTCGACCCTCGACCCGGCGCCCGCACCGCTCCCGCCGGGCCTCGACCTGGTCCTGGCCCCGAGCCCGCAGACACTCCACCAGGCCCGCAGCACCCTCCCGCAGCTGATCAGCGCCGCCGGCCAGGGCACCTCCACCCCACTGGCCCGCGGCACCCACCACGCCCTGCTCACCGCCCCCACCACCGCCACCACCCTGGGCTGGGACCTGACCACCGCCACCGCGCACGGCACCGCCGACGCCCGCAAGAAGCTCGGCGACCTCATCCAGGCCGCCGCCACCGGCCACCCCCAGGTCCTGCGCCGCCACGTCACCCCCCTCGCCGTGCTGCTCCCCGCCGCCCCCGACGGCACCCCGCTCCCGCCCCCCGGCCACCCCGGCCGACCCGCCCCCGGTACACCCGCCGCAGCAGCAACGACCGGACCCAGCACCGGAGTTGTAACGCCCACCCCGGCCACCGTCCCCGCCGCAGCAGCGCCCGCCCCGGCCGCACCGGACCGCAGCAGCGAAGTCGAGCCGGACGACACCCTGTTCTCCACCCCGGCCACTTCCGGCGCCCAGCCGGCCACCGTCCCGGCCCCCGCCGTGGTCGAGCCCGTCCCGGCCGCCAACCCCGCCGCGGCTGTGCCCGGCCAGGCCGCCGATGCCGAGCCGGCCACCCCGAACGCACCCGCCCCGGCACCGGCGGCCGGCGAGCCCGCCCTGCAGGACCCCGCGGCCGCGGCCCCGCCGGCCGGCCAGCCGGCCGCGGCGCCCGCCACACCGCGGCCCCCGCGCCGCCTCGCCCCGCTCGCCGACGCCCTCACCACCGTCCTCACCCCCCAAGCCCCCGACCCGGACACCACCCCGGCCGGCCCGCGCGCCCTGTCCACCGGCATCCGCACCCTCGACGACGCCCTCGGCGGCCTCCAGCCCGGCCGCTTCTACCTCGCCGCAGCCGCCCCCGGCACCGGCGGCAGCCTCCTCGCCACCACCACCGCCCGCACCACCGCCCTCGACCACCACCTCCCCGTCCTCTACGCCGCCTCCGGCCTCACCCGCGCCGACGTCGCCGCCCGGATCGTCGCCGCCCACCTGCCCGTCGACTACCGCCGCCTGCGCACCGGCCACCTCACCCCCGCCGAACAGGCCGACGCCACCACCCTCCACACCGAGCTCGCCGCCGCCCGCCTCTACATCGACGACGGCACCGACCTCACCCCCGACGCCATCGCCGAGACCGCCGCCGACCTCGCCGCCGACCTCACCCACACCACCGGCCAGCCCGGCCTGGCCCTGGTCGTCGTCGACCGCCTCCAGGCCCTCGACGACCCCCGCCTGCCCCTGTCCGGCCCCCGCCTCACCGACGCCGCCCAGGCCCTGGCCCACCTCGCCCGCACCCACCACGTCCCGGTCCTGGCCATCCTCGACACCGACCAGCCCGACCTGGTCACCGCCCTCGGCCTCGACACCACCCTCACCCTCCACCCCCACCCCGACGCCCCCACCACCCAACTCCTCCTCACCATCGCCGAACGCGACCTCGGCACCCAAGCCACCCTCACCCTCACCGCCGACCGCGCCCACGCCCGCCTCACCGACCCCACCCCCTTCAACCCCTACGCCCGCCCCAACCCGGCGCCGGAGGCGCCCAACACCCCCGCGGCCCCAGCGCCGGAGGCGCCCACCAACCCCCCCACCACAGCGCCGGAGGCGCCCACCCAGGCTTCTGCGGCCTCCGACTGGCCCACCATCGCCGTCCCCGGCCACCCCGCCCAGGACACCGCCGCTGCGCCCGACCCCGACTTCGACTCCGAGGTCACCCCGGCCACCGCGGCAGCCCTGGACACCCTGGCCAACCTGACGCCCGACCAGCCCCCCGCCCCCCCGCTGCGCCCGACCCGGGACCGCGCGGCGCGTACGGCCGCCCCCAGGCCCGCCCGCACTGGCGGCGGGGACTACGCGGGCCGGGACTACGGCCACTTCCTCGACATGATCAACTCGGTCGTCGAGCAGACCCTCCAGGAGCACGGCGGCGACACCAAGGCCGCGATCACCGCGCTGGAGCTGAAAGCAATTCCGAACGGAATGGCCCTCTTCGAGGCAACCCGAGTCGGCGGAAATTACGAGCACACCGTCTACCCGGAACGCCTCGAATTCCTCAGTAAGAAATCCCGCGACGGAGCCGACGACATCTGGGAGGGCCGCCACAAGTGGGAGAACGGCCCGCTCATGGACCAGCTCAAGGCCGGCACCCACCCGGACATCGACGTCGACGTCCTGGACACCAACGCCGCCTTCTGCAGCTCCCTGAAGACCTGGCTGCCCATCGGCGCCCTGCAGCACCAGCCGGACGGCGGCTTCAACCCCAAGCGCTCCGGCATCTACCTCCTTCCCAAGCGCCCCACCTGGGAACACCCGCACCTGCCCGACCCGATCGGCAACCGCCGCGAGCTCGGCCCGGTCCTCCTGGACGACGCCACCATCCGCCTCCTGATCCGCTGCCACAAGCTCGGCCTCGCCGAGGCCCCCGCACATCACCCAGGCATGGACCTCCGGCGCCTCCGAAAACATCGCGGAGAAGTTCCGCCGCGTCCTCACCATCGCCCGCGAAAAGGCCATCCTCGACGGCGACGACGTCACCGAGAAATACGTCAAGGCGATCTACTCCAAGTTCGTCTCCACCATCGGCGAATCATCATTCAACCGAGACCTCCGCCGACCCGACTGGATGCACATCATCCGCAGCCAGGCATTCGCCAACCTCTGGTACAAGGCACACCGCGCCCACGAACACGGCCTCACCATCGTCCGACTCCGCGGCACCGACGAACTCCACATCACCGGCGACACTGCATGGCGAACGGTATTCAACGAAGGCCGCCTCACCACCCAGCTGAAGCTCAAGACCCAGTACACCCTTTACGCGAAGGCCGCCTAATGTCGACCGACGGCTGGAAGAACTTCGGCAAATACGGCGCCGACCTCGACCCCGAAAACCGCCACGGGAAAATCGTCCTCGCCCGCGCCCTCGAAGACGCCCTGGAACGGATGATCGTCGAGGGCGGCATCAAGTCCCCCGTCACCACCCGCCGCGGCCTCATCGCCCGCATGAAGTACCTCACCACCACCCAAGGCGGCGCCCAGGCCATGGCCGACGCCGGCATCACCGCCGTCCCCAAGACCATCAGCGCCTGGACCAAGGGCAAGCAGCACCCCCTCCCCGCCAACCTCGACGCCATCGACACCGCCTACTGGAACCTCCGGGCCGCCAACATCCTCAACAACCCCGGCGCGTTCAAGCAGCACCTCAACAACAACGGCAAGGGCACCAAGGTCGAGATCCACCCCATCAACCAGGACGTCGTCGACGAACCCCGCCGCCGCGACAACCTACGCATCCGCACCCTGCAGGTCCGCTACCTCTGGGACGACGCGGTCGACGCCATGGTCGCCGGCGACGTCGGCAAGCTCGAGGAGATCTGGGACGACGTCATCGCCGACCTCGACTCCGACTGGGGCGCCTACACCTACGTCCGCCACATCGGCCTCGGCGCCTGA